Proteins found in one Oncorhynchus gorbuscha isolate QuinsamMale2020 ecotype Even-year linkage group LG15, OgorEven_v1.0, whole genome shotgun sequence genomic segment:
- the LOC123996610 gene encoding coagulation factor XIII B chain-like isoform X1 — translation MHFPLTWLYWSETHSQCSFCLDQSQCVRIPVIPNTRKVPHSEVYNNEQTVTIDCKVGYTSETKTIKCKDGEWQTPLPACRLQGVPCDPPPKVENSIVKILYQNKYIEGFEVNYECRKSFEIEGHKKLTCENGSWTIPPPTCKQYCGKPEGAGRRMEIPDQVLERYENGNQIDYTCISPYKGPGGKATCKNGEWHMPVECNASCPDPPPITNGDFTKEKRDVEGVITEVSYQCSRQYTLSLTGSIRCLNGKWPSPPKCLRPCEISTFDAEYNLQNLPKKDYTANGEKKTLHCEEGYYHKLKRYSPWNIEEIEVKCYDGELQYGEHKPICSHRYS, via the exons ATGCATTTCCCTCTGACTTGGCTATATTGGTCTGAAACTCATTCTCAATGCTCTTTCTGTCTGGATCAATCACAATGTGTCAGAATCCCTGTCATTCCCAACACAAGAAAGGTACCTCACAGTGAAGTCTATAACAATGAACAAACTGTTACAATTGATTGCAAAGTTGGATACACATCTGAAACTAAGACTATAAAATGTAAGGATGGAGAATGGCAAACACCGTTACCAGCTTGTAGAC TGCAAGGCGTTCCATGTGATCCTCCACCTAAAGTTGAAAATTCAATTGTTAAAATCCTGTATCAAAATAAATATATAGAGGGATTTGAAGTGAATTATGAATGTCGCAAGTCCTTTGAAATAGAGGGACATAAAAAACTTACTTGTGAAAATGGGAGTTGGACAATTCCACCACCAACATGCAAAC AGTACTGTGGTAAGCCTGAGGGCGCAGGGAGGAGAATGGAGATTCCTGACCAAGTGCTGGAGAGATACGAAAATGGGAACCAAATAGACTATACATGCATTAGCCCATACAAAGGCCCCGGAGGAAAAGCAACTTGCAAGAATGGAGAATGGCACATGCCAGTTGAGTGTAACG CAAGCTGTCCTGATCCTCCTCCCATTACTAATGGAGATTTCACCAAGGAAAAGAGAGATGTTGAAGGTGTAATTACAGAGGTGTCCTACCAATGCAGCAGACAGTATACACTGAGTCTCACAGGCAGCATTAGATGTCTGAATGGAAAATGGCCGAGTCCTCCAAAGTGTTTAc GGCCTTGTGAGATTTCCACTTTTGATGCAGAGTACAATCTACAGAATTTACCCAAGAAAGATTATACTGCGAACGGTGAAAAAAAGACTCTTCATTGTGAAGAGGGATATTACCATAAATTGAAACGTTATTCACCATGGAATATAGAAGAAATTGAGGTGAAGTGTTATGATGGAGAGTTACAGTATGGAGAACACAAACCTATAT GTAGCCATCGTTATTCATAG